TGGCGGGGATCTCTCGCTGCCCAGACTCAGACTCACGAGTCACAATCGATCTCAATTCTAAAACCCAATTAAATATACAGGTCTTGCTTCTCACATGCCATACAGGCTATACAGCCATGCCAGAGCAAAGCTGGGCCATGGAGCCAACCAGTTGGCAAGAGGCCGCGTCGGGTGATCGATGGCATGTGAGTGTGATAATTGTCTGTCTTTATGAGAACAAAGGGTTTGACAGATTTTTCACGACATTATTTAGCTTCATTTTCCATATCGCCTCCGGGATGCATGGATATATTAATAAAGAAAAAGTTTGTGTTCTCGAGTTTCGTTTTCTAAACTCTAAATTATAGAACAAACAAGTTTAATATGCAAGTAACTGAGTAGATTTGATATGTGACCATAGTCAAAACAGTATAACTGATGACGTGTCACtagtaaaaataaataaataaagactATAAAGACTACAAAAcatagtttttgtttttttgctaAGATGGAATAAAAGAATTTTGTTAAGCAAAATCAAGAAATAGTCAACAAATATGTAGCGGCTCACTCAACCGATCAAATGTTCTTTCATTTCTCCATGCAAAAGTAACGAGGTTTTGTGCGCCGCCAATTCATCAGTTGGCTGCAGGAACAATTATTTGGAAGCTAGATATATGCTTGATATACATGTTTGTGATGGAGAACGAAATGACAGGCGTATGGGAGTAGCACTCAGGAATGAGGATAATTCGTTGGGATCTATTTTATTCATTTTACAACTGCTTTGCGAGGGGTTTCCGAAGCCTCTTCAGTTTGacagtactctctccgatcctaaattgttgtcaaaatattacatgtatttacacgtcttttaagagtagatgcatccatattttgacaaatttgagacaacaatttaggatcggaggaagtaggtTGTAAAAATGCTGGATCATAAGAACATATAATTGTAAAGTTATTCAAACTTCTTAGGTCTTGTTTGGTGTtggtgtattttttagtcactagtgTGCCCAAAGCActcaaaaacccaaaacactagtatttttctaaaaaacactagtttcaaaagtgttttaatttggtacaaaaatgGAGTATTTTGTTGGGAAAACTAGGGATAATCCCCTCCAAACtcttcctaccaaacaaccattttgggtttgtagtgtttttcattttggagTGGATAATACTCTAGAAAACACCCCAAAAACTCTAATACCAAACAAGGCTTTAAAgtttaatcaaatttagaGAAAAATGTGCTAATATCTTCTTTATCAAGTAAGTACACAATGAAGACATAGATCATGATAAATTTAATAATTGATACACCTGCGTGGtgtatttttgaaaaaaattgacGAGTTTAATAGACTAATAATTTTaaagttgtagatgttgatagATTGTTTAAAAACTTGGCCAAACTTTAACAAGTTTGACATATAACAAAGGTAGaacatcttacatttaggaacggagagagtatatatgTTTAAATACCACATCAATATTTACGAGAGGCCATTAATTACACTATAGTTAAAACACTGTAATCTTCAGTCCCACATCTTTTGATGGATAGTACCTTTTCACGTGAATAATATTTCCGCTTCTATTCATGTCagacatttttttgtttctcaacTTCTATGTGGAATTTACATTTGAAAATTTGTGACGTTGTTAATACTCATGACCTCaatatatttaaattttttaagtGGGCTGTAATCTACGATGTACTGGTCAGAAAGCCTCAGAAGCATGCGCGAACGAAAAAAACTGCggtctaattttattttattttgagcgCAAAACTGCGGTCTAGTGTGTTGGGCTGGATCATATCATCTTGTTCGGCTAGATTGGGCCTGATCACACAGTTACTAATGGATTGATTGATCATTGATCCTAAACCAAATTTGCTGGGCCGCCTGGCCTAAACAAAATTCAATTACGTTTCTATTAACCGTTTTAAGAAAATCTTTTTTATGAACCTCGTCAAGTGGGCAGAACCAATTTAAGATGACAACCCGACAAAAAAGCACAAACAAGACTCGGTTAATCGAGAAAACAACACGAAGACACTGGTAAAGGCTGTACTAGCATTGAAATAGTCATTCGAGCCATGCTAACAATTCTGAGAAATTCCGACaacgaaacaaacaaatatagGCCACTAATTTTTCATtacagaaaaaatatatgttttcCAATGAAATATTTAGTAGCAAAGAAAATGCttgacaaaaatatatttcgtAACTCATGAAGTTAATGGGACGATCACTACATCTGTCTATTACCAAGGTATTTTGATTCTTTGGCACAATTAGCCAATGTGATGGAATCACCACATTGCACAATTAGGCTGGATCGGAGGCAGTACAGAGTAGTTTCTAACCATATGCCAAAGATAACATAATTATGAAAGTAATGTCGATtatccgcaaaaaaaatggaagtaATTTCGATGACATATAAGGCTAATAACATTGCTTCCATGTCAAAATTGAAACATCGGCAGTCAAAGTTCTATAAAATCGACTGTGCAGTACAAACAGCCATTGAACCCAATCTATTCGAGAAGAGATCTAGAAGTTTAATCCGCTGTGTGCTACTGCTAGCGCAGTAACGCCATGCTTCACTTGCCATTGTTGTTAGATCCCTCGTACACCCCCCACTTGTTctgaacgccgccgccgccggcgggcaCGTCCATTTCCGCTCCTTGGGCAGCAGCGGCGTCCAACGCCCTGTTAGGCTCGTCGTGGGCCTGGTCCGCGGCGGGCTCGTCGTCGCCAGCGGCCGGCAGCCAGGCAGCAGGCGTGGTGGTGGGCCTCTGGGCCGGGTTGAGCAGCGAGGCCCACATGGCGACCTGCTCCTGCCGGGTCACGTCCACGTACGGCGACGGCGTCTTCCCGGCGCCGTAGGCGCCCAgcgacggcgccgcccacATCGCCGG
This is a stretch of genomic DNA from Brachypodium distachyon strain Bd21 chromosome 1, Brachypodium_distachyon_v3.0, whole genome shotgun sequence. It encodes these proteins:
- the LOC106865798 gene encoding uncharacterized protein LOC106865798 → MGRTLAVPVTTALSIFLLLNVSPSAATRPVSTRTAASSGTSALAVAPSASNGAQRHDADTMSRAGKWLPYPYQYGGAHYPRYPRYYTGYPSQGKPAMWAAPSLGAYGAGKTPSPYVDVTRQEQVAMWASLLNPAQRPTTTPAAWLPAAGDDEPAADQAHDEPNRALDAAAAQGAEMDVPAGGGGVQNKWGVYEGSNNNGK